The proteins below come from a single Halothiobacillus neapolitanus c2 genomic window:
- a CDS encoding SDR family NAD(P)-dependent oxidoreductase: MSNQPKNIAVVGASSAIAEAFIRCVQIRYPNAVVHAFSRQGDRPIDYSQEESIALAAEHASRTGPLDGVFVANGILHDGRVAPEKSLGQLSRDHFQHVFEINTVVPALVAKHFLPVLNRQRPAYFAVLSARVGSISDNQLGGWYAYRASKAALNMLIKTAAIEVARRNKQAIVVALDPGTVDSPLSRPFQRNVPSHKLFTPDLAADQLLNVLEHLTPAQTGRFIGWDGEEILP, encoded by the coding sequence ATGAGTAACCAGCCAAAAAATATTGCCGTTGTGGGTGCTTCGAGTGCCATCGCTGAGGCATTCATTCGTTGCGTTCAGATACGTTACCCCAATGCGGTTGTGCACGCGTTTTCGCGACAAGGCGATCGACCCATCGACTATAGTCAGGAAGAAAGCATCGCGCTGGCCGCGGAACACGCCAGCCGGACGGGCCCGCTGGATGGGGTGTTCGTGGCCAACGGCATATTGCACGATGGACGGGTTGCCCCGGAAAAATCATTAGGGCAATTGTCACGCGATCATTTTCAGCATGTGTTCGAGATCAACACCGTCGTTCCTGCGCTTGTCGCCAAGCATTTCTTGCCCGTACTCAATCGCCAGCGCCCCGCTTATTTTGCGGTGCTCTCGGCGCGTGTCGGCAGTATTTCCGACAACCAATTGGGTGGCTGGTATGCGTACCGCGCATCCAAGGCGGCTTTGAACATGCTGATCAAAACGGCGGCGATCGAGGTGGCACGGCGCAACAAACAGGCAATCGTCGTTGCGCTCGATCCGGGAACCGTCGACAGCCCGCTTTCCCGACCGTTTCAACGCAATGTGCCCAGCCATAAACTGTTCACTCCCGATCTGGCCGCTGACCAACTGCTGAATGTTCTCGAGCACCTGACACCGGCGCAGACAGGTCGGTTCATTGGTTGGGATGGTGAGGAGATATTGCCGTGA
- a CDS encoding TsoY family (seleno)protein, with product MLVKNFGAKFNPLYFLASLGAGGLSVSFFIYLMFLLPHPNTPMVTFNDVWPILTGPNIINAVLTGLTISLILFFAYWHFRLLLWNISEFGLFKQTEAYQKLIVSNSEIALMAIPLTLAMTVNVSFVLGAILIPNLWSVVEWLFPLAITAFFVIGVFAMKILVRYFARAFIGGQVDFATNNSLAPMISMFALSMIAVGFAAPASMSENTTVIAISIALSLFFLTVAVLLAIVKLVNGFQSMMVNGINESASPSLWIMIPILTLLGITWIRLSHGLHHGFDSSMNYSGLFVSSMIVLSAQILFGLLGYAVMRHLGYFQHYIHGEKGNAGSFALVCPGVAFFVFGMFFINVGLTHNEIISHRSWVYFLLMTPFVYIQLKTVQVFWELKNKLLIRNSTHFDQPATTRN from the coding sequence ATGTTGGTTAAAAATTTTGGGGCTAAATTCAACCCCTTGTATTTTCTTGCATCCCTTGGCGCAGGCGGCTTGTCCGTATCATTTTTCATCTATTTGATGTTTTTGCTCCCACATCCCAATACACCCATGGTGACATTCAACGACGTGTGGCCCATCCTCACGGGGCCAAACATCATCAACGCAGTGCTCACCGGCTTAACTATTTCATTGATTCTTTTTTTTGCTTATTGGCATTTCCGTTTACTTTTATGGAATATCAGCGAATTTGGCCTATTTAAACAAACCGAGGCCTATCAAAAGCTGATCGTAAGCAACTCAGAAATTGCGCTGATGGCCATCCCACTTACTTTGGCTATGACAGTGAATGTGTCTTTTGTACTCGGTGCCATATTGATTCCGAACCTTTGGTCGGTGGTCGAATGGTTGTTCCCGCTTGCAATCACCGCATTTTTTGTGATTGGCGTCTTTGCCATGAAAATTTTAGTGCGCTACTTCGCACGGGCATTCATTGGTGGTCAAGTTGATTTTGCGACCAACAACAGTTTGGCCCCCATGATTTCAATGTTTGCACTTTCCATGATTGCCGTTGGTTTCGCCGCACCGGCTTCCATGTCCGAAAACACAACGGTGATCGCCATATCGATTGCACTCTCATTGTTCTTCCTGACCGTTGCGGTTCTTTTAGCGATCGTCAAACTGGTGAACGGTTTTCAATCCATGATGGTCAACGGAATCAATGAATCCGCCAGCCCAAGCTTGTGGATCATGATTCCCATTTTGACTCTATTGGGGATTACCTGGATTCGCTTGAGCCACGGACTACACCATGGATTTGATAGCTCCATGAACTACAGCGGTTTGTTTGTCAGCAGTATGATTGTGCTTTCCGCTCAAATCCTGTTTGGCTTACTTGGATACGCAGTCATGCGCCATCTCGGTTATTTCCAGCACTATATTCATGGCGAGAAAGGCAATGCGGGCTCATTCGCTCTGGTTTGCCCCGGCGTTGCGTTCTTCGTGTTCGGCATGTTTTTCATCAACGTCGGGCTAACCCATAACGAGATCATCAGCCACCGCTCGTGGGTCTACTTTCTGTTGATGACTCCTTTCGTTTACATCCAACTCAAAACGGTCCAGGTGTTTTGGGAGCTCAAGAACAAACTACTGATCCGCAACTCGACTCATTTCGACCAACCTGCCACCACCCGTAATTAA
- a CDS encoding lytic transglycosylase domain-containing protein, with protein MTVACSTATADVYVLRDANGVAHLTNVTPKKHSGYTLFQKSAWTAPKAWHDGFKILPRLNVHTYDDEIRHYAKQFGVDPTLVRAVMHAESAFNPNAVSSAGAGGLMQLMPQTAERFGVADRFNPEENIAGGVAYLAFLLDLFHGDRQLAVAAYNAGEGAVQKYSGVPPYNETQNYVTRVLDLQKRYVAKAEQSQ; from the coding sequence ATGACTGTGGCATGTTCTACGGCGACAGCGGATGTGTATGTGCTTCGGGATGCCAATGGTGTGGCGCATCTGACAAACGTGACCCCAAAAAAACATTCTGGCTATACGCTGTTTCAGAAAAGTGCATGGACAGCGCCCAAGGCTTGGCACGATGGTTTCAAGATCCTGCCACGCTTGAATGTTCACACCTACGACGATGAAATCAGACATTACGCCAAGCAGTTCGGCGTTGATCCAACGCTGGTGCGTGCCGTTATGCATGCTGAAAGTGCGTTCAACCCCAACGCAGTGTCTTCTGCGGGCGCGGGTGGATTGATGCAGTTGATGCCGCAAACGGCAGAACGATTCGGTGTTGCCGACCGGTTCAACCCCGAGGAAAACATTGCCGGCGGTGTTGCTTATCTTGCCTTCTTGCTTGATTTGTTCCACGGTGATCGGCAACTGGCGGTAGCGGCCTACAATGCAGGCGAAGGCGCGGTGCAAAAGTATTCTGGCGTGCCGCCATACAACGAAACACAAAACTATGTGACGCGCGTGCTCGATTTACAGAAGCGTTATGTGGCCAAGGCGGAGCAATCCCAATAG
- the cydB gene encoding cytochrome d ubiquinol oxidase subunit II — MQHIMDITHGYQWLTFIWWVLIGLFVVLYIILDGADLGSGIYSLFNSDSEERGAIMASMAGTWDANETWLVVAGGAIFGTFPLAYGSLFHYLMIPLMVVLWGIIIRAVSLEFHHYSKRSRALWDWGFGIGSLVTTFGAGVCLGAFLQGFQMTTGQVPTFGGGALDFLTPFSILTGFTAVIAASLAGGAYLRARFDRSTEIYAKALKWTDLMFYLALVAIMITVVWTFIQFSWARDKWIGPYWWAYVIAGAIVLFATWSMRKASREQRDITAMIWLASIVFINFATMMATLYPWFVPGTMTIYDAANPSNSLSAFSYAMLGFVPVMLSYNFYQAWVFRARLHKLAGYAH; from the coding sequence ATGCAACACATCATGGACATCACTCACGGCTACCAATGGCTCACGTTCATCTGGTGGGTCCTGATCGGACTATTCGTCGTGCTGTACATCATCTTGGACGGCGCTGACCTTGGATCGGGAATTTACTCGCTCTTCAATTCCGACAGCGAGGAGCGCGGCGCCATCATGGCTTCCATGGCCGGCACATGGGATGCGAATGAAACCTGGCTGGTGGTGGCCGGCGGGGCTATTTTCGGCACGTTTCCATTGGCTTACGGGTCGCTGTTTCATTATTTGATGATCCCCTTGATGGTCGTTCTGTGGGGCATCATCATTCGGGCTGTCTCATTGGAGTTCCATCATTATTCCAAACGCAGCCGGGCATTATGGGATTGGGGGTTCGGCATCGGGAGCTTGGTGACCACCTTTGGTGCAGGTGTTTGCCTAGGCGCTTTTCTGCAGGGATTCCAGATGACCACTGGGCAGGTACCTACCTTCGGCGGCGGTGCATTGGATTTCCTCACGCCATTTAGCATATTGACCGGTTTTACGGCTGTCATCGCCGCCTCACTGGCGGGCGGAGCCTACCTGCGGGCCCGGTTCGACCGTTCCACCGAAATCTATGCCAAAGCGCTCAAATGGACGGATTTGATGTTCTATCTCGCCTTGGTAGCCATCATGATTACCGTCGTGTGGACGTTCATCCAATTCTCCTGGGCACGCGACAAGTGGATCGGTCCGTATTGGTGGGCATATGTTATTGCTGGCGCGATTGTGCTTTTCGCGACTTGGTCCATGCGCAAGGCTTCGCGCGAACAGCGGGATATCACGGCAATGATCTGGCTCGCCAGCATCGTGTTCATCAATTTTGCCACCATGATGGCGACACTATACCCCTGGTTTGTGCCCGGCACGATGACGATTTACGATGCAGCCAACCCGTCCAACTCATTGAGCGCCTTCAGTTATGCCATGCTCGGGTTTGTACCGGTCATGCTGTCGTATAACTTTTATCAAGCCTGGGTTTTCCGCGCCCGACTGCACAAACTTGCTGGTTATGCACACTAG
- a CDS encoding TIGR03643 family protein: MNESSAAISELIEMAWQDRITFDDIQRLTGYSESEVIRLMRAQLKPSSYRLWRKRVTGRVTKHKKKCGVAHE; this comes from the coding sequence GTGAACGAATCGTCCGCAGCGATCAGTGAGCTGATCGAAATGGCCTGGCAGGACCGAATCACCTTCGATGACATTCAGCGTCTGACCGGGTATTCAGAGTCCGAGGTCATTCGGTTGATGCGCGCCCAGTTGAAGCCTTCAAGTTACCGACTATGGCGCAAACGGGTAACCGGCCGGGTAACCAAACACAAAAAGAAATGCGGTGTGGCGCACGAATGA
- a CDS encoding DUF429 domain-containing protein, with protein MTLAGIDMAWITASHPTAIAFGELQNDQLTLIAIQPDLLGLSCIQNALESAPDLRGVAIDAPTIITNQYGARACERELARCYGGRKAGCHPTNRDRYPEADSVALSDWLAHRRHEHACQQATKWQIECYPHPALIEIFQLAERHLYKKGPVPARQQGQIELAQRLKSLAQSPKLALIVAGEWSHHFSAEYIQSLRGRSLKQNEDVLDAIICLYIAGLFARSEPGQLFGSVDLGYIYVPQCHCESRQ; from the coding sequence ATGACACTTGCTGGCATCGACATGGCCTGGATCACGGCAAGCCACCCAACCGCGATTGCGTTTGGTGAACTGCAAAATGATCAGCTCACCCTGATCGCCATCCAACCGGACTTGTTGGGGCTTTCCTGCATCCAAAATGCACTCGAATCGGCACCCGATCTTCGGGGGGTTGCGATCGATGCCCCGACTATCATCACCAATCAATATGGGGCCAGAGCCTGTGAGCGGGAATTGGCACGCTGCTATGGCGGGCGCAAAGCCGGTTGCCATCCAACGAACCGTGATCGTTATCCTGAAGCGGACAGCGTGGCATTATCCGATTGGCTCGCCCACCGGAGACACGAGCATGCCTGTCAGCAGGCAACAAAGTGGCAGATTGAATGCTACCCGCATCCTGCGCTCATTGAGATCTTCCAGCTGGCAGAACGGCATCTCTACAAAAAAGGGCCCGTGCCAGCGCGGCAGCAAGGCCAGATCGAATTGGCGCAACGGCTAAAATCTCTGGCTCAATCGCCCAAACTGGCGCTCATTGTGGCCGGAGAATGGTCGCATCATTTTTCCGCAGAATATATCCAATCCTTACGCGGCCGATCACTTAAGCAAAACGAAGATGTGCTCGATGCCATCATCTGCCTCTACATCGCGGGTTTATTCGCCCGGTCAGAACCGGGGCAATTATTTGGTAGTGTTGATCTCGGATATATTTATGTGCCGCAATGTCACTGTGAATCGAGACAGTAA
- a CDS encoding DUF1249 domain-containing protein has product MNTKTQTPPFQRSGTFERLMDAYEQNYILMRRLFGDLKHLKSGDECPWNANITSKIIAKSKFTLDVQFTDQLVVGNKNRPLKLKVRVYHDARTAELLDPVHRNQCLQELTSKCTEQQFKRNRLLKNWLIKQVNILSGGYNLSMPE; this is encoded by the coding sequence ATGAATACTAAGACGCAAACTCCCCCCTTTCAACGTTCCGGCACTTTCGAGCGCTTGATGGACGCCTATGAGCAAAATTACATTCTTATGCGGCGGTTGTTCGGCGATTTAAAGCATCTTAAAAGTGGCGATGAGTGCCCGTGGAATGCGAATATCACCTCGAAAATCATCGCCAAGAGCAAATTTACCCTTGATGTCCAATTTACGGACCAGCTCGTCGTGGGTAACAAAAATCGCCCATTGAAGCTAAAAGTACGGGTGTATCACGATGCCCGAACTGCCGAATTACTCGACCCGGTTCATAGAAATCAGTGCCTGCAGGAACTCACCAGCAAATGCACAGAACAGCAGTTCAAACGCAACCGGCTGCTCAAAAACTGGTTGATCAAACAAGTAAACATCCTATCTGGTGGATATAATCTCTCTATGCCCGAGTAA
- a CDS encoding FAD-binding domain-containing protein — MNVVWFKRDLRLSDHTALARAAKQGPVLLLYILEPELWQQPDMSERQFRFLTACLDELKTVAQDRSIHFVIKVGEAVEVLTSLHQKYAITALWSHQETGNGWTFARDQRVSRWCQYHHIPWHEPAQHGVVRRLANRSGWAARWYRQMKQPIAELPPVIHSIDEPSDSWPSPADLGWVNAETAQIQSGGRSRALGLLHDFLHERGETYARAMSSPVTAFERCSRLSPHLAFGTVSIREVFQAVEARKLALMMQPPTERGMWPSALRSFSGRLRWHCHFIQKLEDEPRIEFCNLHPAYEGLRESEFNPAFFEAWQAGRTGYPMVDACMRALKATGWLNFRMRAMVMSFASYHLWLHWRQPALYLARMFTDYEPGIHYSQAQMQSGTTGINTLRIYNPIKQGIDHDPEGVFIRRWVPELMDLDRTWIHTPWLAPSPPTNYPRPIVDEVQARKAAAEKIYQLRKTDPMHREWAQKIAEKHASRKPGRQQSPKTKQPPKAEKPRTQLSLFED; from the coding sequence ATGAACGTTGTCTGGTTCAAACGGGACCTTCGTCTTTCCGATCACACGGCGTTGGCGCGTGCGGCAAAGCAAGGGCCGGTCCTGCTGCTGTACATTCTGGAGCCCGAATTGTGGCAGCAACCCGACATGAGCGAACGTCAGTTTCGTTTTTTGACGGCCTGTCTGGACGAATTGAAAACCGTGGCCCAAGACAGATCGATTCATTTCGTGATTAAAGTGGGTGAGGCCGTCGAAGTGCTTACCTCGCTTCATCAAAAGTACGCCATTACGGCGTTGTGGTCGCATCAGGAAACAGGTAACGGCTGGACCTTCGCTCGAGATCAACGCGTTTCCCGGTGGTGCCAATACCATCACATTCCGTGGCATGAGCCTGCACAACACGGGGTCGTCCGCCGTCTGGCCAATCGATCGGGTTGGGCCGCCCGATGGTATCGACAGATGAAACAGCCAATCGCCGAACTGCCGCCGGTCATTCACTCGATAGACGAACCATCAGACTCCTGGCCCTCCCCAGCCGATCTGGGTTGGGTAAATGCTGAAACAGCCCAAATTCAATCGGGGGGGCGCAGCCGGGCGCTTGGTTTGCTGCATGATTTTTTGCATGAGCGTGGTGAAACCTACGCGCGCGCCATGTCTTCACCCGTGACCGCCTTTGAGCGTTGTTCCCGGTTATCTCCTCACTTGGCCTTTGGCACCGTTTCTATCCGTGAGGTTTTTCAAGCCGTTGAGGCGCGCAAACTGGCGTTGATGATGCAACCACCCACCGAGCGGGGAATGTGGCCGAGTGCCCTGCGTTCATTCTCCGGGCGACTGCGCTGGCATTGCCATTTTATTCAGAAGCTCGAAGATGAGCCACGCATCGAATTCTGCAATCTGCATCCGGCCTACGAGGGCCTGCGAGAAAGCGAATTCAATCCTGCTTTTTTTGAGGCGTGGCAAGCGGGCAGAACGGGGTATCCGATGGTTGATGCCTGCATGCGGGCCCTCAAGGCCACCGGCTGGCTGAATTTTCGCATGCGTGCCATGGTCATGAGTTTTGCCAGTTATCATCTTTGGCTGCATTGGCGACAACCCGCGTTGTATCTGGCGCGAATGTTTACCGACTACGAACCGGGCATTCATTACAGCCAAGCTCAGATGCAATCGGGCACAACGGGCATCAACACTCTGCGCATTTACAACCCGATCAAGCAAGGCATCGACCATGACCCCGAAGGGGTGTTTATTCGTCGCTGGGTGCCGGAACTAATGGACCTTGATCGGACTTGGATTCACACGCCCTGGCTTGCCCCCTCGCCACCGACTAACTACCCCAGGCCGATCGTCGATGAGGTTCAGGCCAGAAAGGCGGCCGCCGAAAAAATCTATCAATTGCGCAAAACCGACCCAATGCATAGAGAATGGGCGCAGAAAATCGCCGAGAAACACGCCAGCCGAAAACCCGGCAGACAACAATCTCCCAAAACCAAGCAGCCACCGAAAGCTGAAAAACCCCGAACTCAGCTTTCGCTTTTTGAGGATTGA
- the pgm gene encoding phosphoglucomutase (alpha-D-glucose-1,6-bisphosphate-dependent), whose product MSSSPLAGTPPTPDMLVQIPELISAYYTQKPDSRVVRQQVSFGTSGHRGTSLNTSFNEAHIAAITAALIEYRQEQGIAGAILIGVDTHALSWPAFVTTIEVLAAAGVPLRYQAGFKPTPTPVISRLIIDNNAASSSALCDGIVITPSHNPPSDGGFKYNPTHGGPADTDATGWIQNRANELLDQWEDIPRMDFAEALKQSFVIADDFVTPYVSELAQVIDFEAIRKAGISIGVDPMGGAGLPYWKPIAEHYQLDLTVVNERIEPDFRFMPLDHDGKIRMDCSSPYAMSGLLAIKDRFDIAFGNDTDADRHGIVTPDGGLLNPNHYLAVAIDYLFRHRPEWARYLAIGKTVVSSSMIDRVAAGLGRPVFETPVGIKWFQPGLTAGDLGFGGEESAGATFLCRDGAVWTTDKDGLILGLLAAEILAVTGKDPWEYFNVLVDKYGQPYYTRVDAPITAEEKAQFKGLTAESVHATKLAGEDITRVMTHAPGNQAPLGGLKVETANGWFAARPSGTEDIYKIYAESFISNEHLAQILNEAKTLVSEVLAGH is encoded by the coding sequence ATGTCTTCATCACCACTTGCTGGTACGCCGCCCACGCCGGATATGCTGGTTCAAATTCCCGAACTGATCAGTGCCTACTACACGCAGAAACCGGATTCGCGGGTGGTTCGGCAACAGGTGAGCTTTGGTACGTCCGGTCATCGTGGCACGAGTCTGAACACGAGTTTCAATGAAGCGCATATCGCGGCCATCACGGCAGCATTGATTGAATATCGTCAAGAGCAGGGTATAGCGGGCGCCATTCTGATCGGGGTGGACACACACGCGCTCTCTTGGCCGGCGTTTGTGACTACGATTGAAGTTCTGGCGGCCGCCGGCGTCCCTTTGCGTTACCAAGCCGGTTTCAAACCGACGCCAACGCCGGTCATCTCCCGGTTGATTATTGACAACAATGCGGCATCCTCGTCCGCTTTGTGCGATGGAATCGTGATCACGCCATCACACAATCCGCCGAGCGATGGGGGTTTCAAGTACAACCCTACACACGGTGGGCCCGCCGATACGGATGCCACGGGCTGGATTCAGAACCGCGCGAATGAATTGCTCGATCAATGGGAAGACATCCCTCGGATGGACTTCGCTGAGGCACTTAAACAGTCCTTTGTGATTGCTGACGACTTCGTCACGCCTTATGTATCAGAACTCGCGCAGGTGATTGATTTCGAGGCGATTCGCAAGGCCGGGATTTCAATTGGCGTCGATCCGATGGGTGGCGCCGGTTTGCCTTATTGGAAACCGATTGCTGAGCATTACCAGCTCGATTTGACTGTGGTGAATGAGCGTATCGAGCCGGATTTTCGTTTCATGCCGCTTGATCATGATGGGAAAATCCGTATGGATTGCTCATCTCCGTATGCCATGTCCGGATTGCTGGCGATCAAGGATCGTTTCGACATTGCATTTGGAAACGATACCGATGCCGATCGTCATGGAATTGTGACTCCGGATGGCGGTCTTCTGAATCCGAATCACTACCTTGCGGTGGCAATCGATTATCTGTTCCGTCATCGGCCAGAGTGGGCTCGGTATCTTGCCATTGGTAAAACGGTCGTTTCCAGTTCGATGATTGATCGCGTGGCGGCGGGTTTAGGTCGACCCGTATTTGAAACCCCCGTGGGCATCAAATGGTTTCAACCGGGATTGACTGCCGGGGATTTGGGGTTCGGCGGTGAAGAATCGGCTGGCGCCACGTTCCTCTGTCGTGATGGAGCGGTGTGGACGACCGATAAGGATGGCCTGATTTTGGGGCTTCTTGCCGCTGAAATCTTGGCGGTGACCGGTAAGGATCCCTGGGAATATTTCAATGTGTTGGTCGATAAGTATGGCCAGCCTTACTACACCCGCGTGGATGCGCCCATCACGGCTGAAGAGAAAGCGCAATTCAAGGGGCTGACGGCCGAATCTGTTCATGCCACCAAACTTGCCGGTGAGGATATTACCCGCGTGATGACGCATGCGCCCGGCAATCAGGCCCCTTTGGGTGGGCTGAAAGTTGAGACTGCCAATGGCTGGTTTGCCGCGCGTCCATCCGGGACGGAAGATATCTACAAGATTTATGCTGAAAGTTTTATTTCAAACGAGCATCTCGCCCAGATTCTGAATGAGGCCAAGACGCTTGTTTCCGAGGTGTTGGCCGGGCATTGA
- a CDS encoding DUF1461 domain-containing protein, translated as MRLPRNVAQHLRNSAQVTVHLALLWPTVLWLAWLALSQVNFFYPENYRLLDIPSTIEKYVPQNRHGKQNFIETNSKEHARLFSAITHAINHEGRGLAQLHYFAPNGRDLGVFLTKDEVTHLTDVARVVDKGNDIGRIALLAWLILIAVSVWKRRRLPSFRSFAAGTLITLFIATVTVLMIGPMRVFNDFHRSVFPANHPWFFYYQDSLMTTFMQAPNLFGLIVLWWLAAAGILLALLWSIAKGLIALRNSQQG; from the coding sequence ATGCGCTTACCTCGGAACGTTGCACAGCACTTGCGAAATAGCGCCCAAGTCACGGTTCATCTGGCCCTCTTATGGCCGACTGTATTGTGGTTAGCATGGCTCGCATTATCTCAGGTCAATTTTTTCTACCCTGAGAATTACCGACTGCTGGATATCCCGTCCACCATTGAAAAATATGTGCCGCAAAATCGTCATGGCAAACAAAATTTCATCGAGACAAATTCTAAGGAACACGCGCGCCTGTTTTCTGCCATCACGCATGCAATCAACCATGAAGGGCGTGGATTAGCCCAATTGCACTACTTCGCTCCAAATGGGCGAGATCTGGGCGTGTTTCTGACTAAAGACGAAGTAACACATCTGACTGATGTCGCTCGGGTTGTCGACAAGGGAAACGACATTGGACGAATCGCCCTTTTAGCCTGGCTCATTCTGATCGCGGTGAGCGTCTGGAAACGACGCCGTTTACCCAGCTTCAGATCATTCGCCGCAGGCACATTGATCACCCTGTTCATCGCCACGGTGACGGTGCTTATGATTGGGCCAATGCGAGTATTTAACGACTTCCACCGAAGCGTATTCCCCGCCAACCACCCTTGGTTCTTTTATTATCAGGACTCACTGATGACTACCTTTATGCAGGCGCCCAACCTGTTCGGGTTGATCGTTCTTTGGTGGCTGGCTGCCGCTGGCATCCTGTTGGCATTGCTCTGGAGTATAGCGAAAGGTCTGATTGCACTTCGCAATTCGCAACAAGGCTGA
- a CDS encoding Rrf2 family transcriptional regulator, translating to MRLTTKCRHAVTALIHLANRSNEQTTVSLAEISTIQGVSISYLEQLFSKMRQADLVIGTRGPGGGYRLNRPPEQITVAHIADAIDDRCREERLEGFNKSCPDKRNFAQDKWNEFSRELYLFLDTITLSRFVENQTPIQNRPEISLAQAIR from the coding sequence ATGCGACTCACAACCAAATGCCGCCATGCAGTGACCGCCCTCATCCACCTCGCAAATCGATCAAACGAGCAGACCACCGTTTCGCTCGCGGAAATATCAACGATACAAGGCGTATCGATTTCCTATCTGGAACAGCTCTTTTCGAAGATGCGCCAGGCTGATTTGGTCATCGGCACGCGCGGGCCAGGCGGTGGCTATCGCTTGAACAGACCGCCAGAACAGATCACCGTCGCCCATATCGCCGATGCCATAGATGATCGCTGCCGCGAAGAACGTCTCGAAGGTTTCAACAAATCCTGCCCAGACAAACGCAATTTCGCCCAAGACAAATGGAATGAGTTCTCTCGAGAGCTTTATTTATTCCTAGACACAATCACCCTATCCCGCTTCGTGGAAAACCAGACACCAATTCAAAACCGTCCTGAAATCAGTCTGGCCCAAGCAATCAGGTAA